A part of Saccharomonospora amisosensis genomic DNA contains:
- a CDS encoding MFS transporter: MLAVLCLVLFLDALDVSMVGVALPSIGAELGMSTAALQWIVNGYVLGYGGLLLLGGRTADLLGRRRVFLIALAVFAVASLVGGLVDNGALLIVTRFVKGLAAAFTAPTAMSILTTTFAQGPARNRALSIFTVFGASGYSSGLILGGLLTSAGWRWTFVTPVPLALLALVAGYLLIPKDRPGEGGHDVLGAATLTSGMLLAVYTVVAAPERGWLHPLTLGSAVLAAGLLVAFVITENRVSHPLIHMDILRIGAVVRANLSLVALFGSYLSFQFMMTIYLQEVLGWSPLRMALALLPAGILVAVGSPFMGGLIDRFGTSRLILTSMLSLSVGYLWFLATAGSAPHYAITVLPTMLLLGGGFAFGFSSIMAQATDGIDNSEQGLASGLVQTSGQVGAALVLAVVTALLGGEHGAVGDFGQFRPGLNFVTAVGVAGLLLNLVALIRHRPARR, from the coding sequence GTGCTGGCCGTGCTGTGCCTCGTGCTGTTCCTCGACGCGCTCGACGTGTCGATGGTGGGGGTGGCACTGCCCTCGATCGGCGCGGAACTGGGCATGTCCACCGCGGCGCTGCAATGGATCGTCAACGGCTACGTGCTCGGCTACGGCGGCCTGCTGCTGCTCGGCGGACGAACCGCCGACCTGCTCGGCCGCCGCAGGGTGTTTCTCATCGCGCTGGCCGTGTTCGCGGTGGCCTCGCTGGTCGGCGGCCTCGTCGACAACGGAGCACTGCTGATCGTCACCCGGTTCGTCAAGGGTCTCGCGGCCGCGTTCACCGCCCCCACGGCGATGTCCATCCTCACCACCACGTTCGCGCAGGGACCCGCGCGCAACCGGGCGTTATCGATCTTCACCGTCTTCGGCGCCAGCGGCTACTCCTCCGGGCTGATCCTCGGCGGGCTGCTCACCAGCGCGGGCTGGCGCTGGACCTTCGTGACCCCCGTGCCACTCGCCCTGCTGGCGCTGGTGGCCGGTTACCTGCTGATCCCAAAGGACCGGCCGGGCGAAGGCGGGCACGACGTCCTCGGCGCGGCCACGCTCACCAGCGGCATGCTGCTGGCCGTCTACACCGTCGTCGCCGCACCCGAGCGCGGCTGGCTGCACCCGCTCACGCTCGGCTCCGCGGTGTTGGCCGCCGGACTGCTGGTGGCGTTCGTGATCACCGAGAACCGGGTCTCACATCCGCTGATCCACATGGACATCCTGCGTATCGGTGCCGTCGTGCGGGCCAACCTGAGCCTGGTCGCGCTGTTCGGCTCCTACCTCAGCTTCCAGTTCATGATGACGATCTACCTGCAGGAGGTGCTCGGTTGGTCACCGCTGCGGATGGCGCTCGCGCTGCTGCCCGCAGGCATCCTGGTGGCCGTCGGGTCCCCGTTCATGGGCGGGCTCATCGACCGGTTCGGCACCTCCCGGCTCATCCTCACCTCGATGCTGTCGCTGAGCGTCGGCTACCTGTGGTTCCTCGCCACGGCGGGAAGCGCACCCCACTACGCGATCACCGTGTTGCCGACGATGCTGCTGCTCGGCGGCGGTTTCGCGTTCGGGTTCAGCTCGATCATGGCGCAGGCCACCGACGGCATCGACAACTCCGAGCAGGGACTGGCCTCCGGTCTGGTACAGACCTCCGGCCAGGTAGGGGCCGCGCTGGTGCTGGCCGTGGTGACCGCGCTGCTCGGCGGTGAACACGGCGCTGTCGGTGACTTCGGGCAGTTCCGGCCAGGACTCAACTTCGTCACCGCGGTCGGTGTCGCCGGGCTGCTGCTCAATCTGGTGGCGCTGATCCGCCACCGCCCGGCTCGCCGTTGA
- a CDS encoding MarR family transcriptional regulator, with product MSSRAHLVEKWRSLVTSYNEIACRLDRELHEAHGVSMNEFETLDRLVEQGCDSCRMQDLASAMYLSQSALSRTVGRLERAGLVRRALCESDRRGVFVEITQAGRDRHAQARRTQQAILAESLGADA from the coding sequence ATGTCGTCGCGGGCTCACCTGGTCGAGAAGTGGCGGTCGTTGGTGACCAGCTACAACGAGATCGCGTGCCGCCTCGACCGCGAGTTGCACGAGGCGCACGGCGTAAGCATGAACGAGTTCGAAACCCTCGACCGGCTCGTCGAGCAGGGCTGTGACTCCTGCCGCATGCAGGATCTCGCGTCGGCGATGTATCTGAGTCAGAGTGCGCTGTCCAGAACGGTCGGGCGGCTGGAGCGTGCGGGACTGGTCAGGCGGGCTCTGTGCGAGTCCGACCGGCGGGGTGTGTTCGTCGAGATCACCCAGGCCGGTCGTGACCGGCATGCACAGGCGCGCCGCACCCAGCAGGCGATCCTGGCCGAGTCTCTTGGCGCCGACGCGTGA